A window of the Rhea pennata isolate bPtePen1 chromosome 19, bPtePen1.pri, whole genome shotgun sequence genome harbors these coding sequences:
- the METTL23 gene encoding histone-arginine methyltransferase METTL23, protein AAAGGERRYRFADGPAGGERRAALALRVPEVLDSPYGLYAWPCAVVLAQYLWFHRAALPGKRVLEIGAGVSLPGLVAAKCGAEVTLSDSEELPQCLENCRKSCLMNDLPDVPVIGLTWGRVSPELLSLAPVDIILGSDVFFEPKDFEDILTTVYFLLEKNPHAQFWTTYQVRSADWSIEALLCRWKLKNTYVPLHSFNADKEHLANSSLPGRHTIEMMIISLARSDGT, encoded by the exons gcggcggcgggcggcgagcggcggtACCGCTTCGCGGacgggccggcgggcggcgagcggcgggcggcgctggcgcTGCGCGTCCCCGag GTGCTGGACTCCCCGTACGGCCTGTACGCGTGGCCCTGCGCCGTGGTGCTCGCCCAGTACCTGTGGTTTCACCGCGCAGCGCTACCCGGCAAGAGAGTCTTGGAG ATTGGAGCAGGCGTTAGTCTACCTGGTTTAGTAGCTGCAAAGTGTGGTGCCGAAGTTACATTATCAGATAGCGAAGAGCTACCTCAGTGCTTGGAGAACTGTCGAAAAAGCTGTTTGATGAATGACCTGCCTGATGTACCTGTTATAGGTCTCACCTGGGGCCGGGTatctccagagctgctctctctTGCTCCTGTAGACATCATCTTAGGGTCTGATGTCTTTTTTGAACCAAAAG ATTTTGAAGATATCTTAACTACAGTTTACTTCTTATTAGAAAAGAATCCACATGCTCAATTCTGGACTACATATCAGGTCCGAAG TGCTGACTGGTCTATTGAAGCTTTGCTCTGCAGATGGAAACTGAAGAACACCTATGTTCCACTACACTCATTTAATGCAGACAAAGAGCACTTGGCCAACTCTTCTTTACCAGGAAGACATACAATTGAAATGATGATCATCTCACTAGCAAGATCAGATGGTACTTAA